The genomic region TGATTCGTCCAGAACGTCAACGATGCGGATGTAAGGAAAAACGTGATGGCACTGCGGCAGCCTGGCCCGAGATTCTTTGCAATTGCGTCATTGTTGCAGCGCATTCCGCCCTCCCGCATACACAATCCGTGGTTCGATGCTTTTCGCCTGGGGCGTGCGCGTGCGCATCCATTCACTGAGCGCCGGGCCGGCCTAAACTGAATTACACACAACCATAGCAAAGGATCTGCGATCCGATGACGCGAATACCCGGCTGCATCGCCAAACGAGGCAATGCCAACCGCGGTGCCCGAATCGGCATTCATCGCCTTAGGGATACAGCTATTTGCGGTTGGCCTTGGAAAGCCACTCAATCGCTTCGACGGCGTTTCGGTCCGGTGGAAAGACGGGATAGAAGACGTGTTCGATCTTCCCAGCCAAGATGATGAGCGTGCACTGCTTCAGCAGCCGCGTTCCTTCCCACTACAAGGTCGGCAGGTCCACCGCATCGGTCAGCGCATTTTCGGCATCCGACAGCAGCGGAAACGGCAGGTGCAGACGTTTGACGACCTCGCGTTGACAGGCGGTGTCCTGGGTCGACAAACCATACACGTGATTGACACCCAACGCCGCGAGTTCCGCGTAGTGGTCGCGAAACGCGCAGGCCTGCGGCGTACAACCGCGCGCCCCAGGGATCAGGTCCCAACCGGGCCGAATCTCGCCACCGGGTGGCCCGGTACGCTTCAAACAGGCCACGGGGTACACACCGCCGGCATAGGTCCAGCGTCGCCGAATCGATCGCGCGAAAGAACTTCTTGAGGAGGGCAAGTTATCCGTCGACGCGATCAGTTGGAAGGTGGGTTACGAGGACGTCGCCTTCTACAACCGCCTTTTCAAGCGGATCACCGGTTTGACACCCAGCGCGTATCGCCGGAAATTCAGTCTACCTGTCTCGTTGTCTACGGGGATTTGAGACCAATGGAACGCTACAATCGAACGGCGGCGGTTCGGAAATCGGCGGGTTTCACGTCTGCACGAACATGGTGTCGAATCACGCCAGGTCGATTCGATGCGGTACCGATGAATTTACTCCACTGCATCAAGCCCCGCGACCGCAAAGAAAGACACCGGATCAGTGCCTCGCTGCAGCATCATCGGGCATCTTTATCGTGACGGGTTCACCTTTGATACCCGCATAGAACACGATGATCTCCGCCGGCTCGTCACCATCGTTCCGACCGAAGTGCAACTTGCCGACAACCTCGACAATGGACTCACCGGCCACAAGACGCAATATCTGGCCATCCTCAGTTTCGACGGTCAACGCGCCCGACAGCAGGACACCCGCGTTGATCACCGTATGCCGATGCCAAGCCAAGCGGGTGTGCGGCGGCACCGTAATCTTGAGAATTGTCACTTCCGGTCTGCCTTGCGGGTACGCCGGCAATTCCTGACCGTTCCAACTCGCCTCGGACTTGGCCAATACGTCCACCTGGACTGGTTCGGCATGAAATGCGACGGACCTACCCGACATGCAGAACATTGC from Chromatiaceae bacterium harbors:
- a CDS encoding helix-turn-helix transcriptional regulator — translated: MDRAKELLEEGKLSVDAISWKVGYEDVAFYNRLFKRITGLTPSAYRRKFSLPVSLSTGI
- a CDS encoding cupin domain-containing protein, which encodes MFCMSGRSVAFHAEPVQVDVLAKSEASWNGQELPAYPQGRPEVTILKITVPPHTRLAWHRHTVINAGVLLSGALTVETEDGQILRLVAGESIVEVVGKLHFGRNDGDEPAEIIVFYAGIKGEPVTIKMPDDAAARH